A genomic segment from Azospirillum sp. TSH58 encodes:
- a CDS encoding ABC transporter substrate-binding protein has translation MTFRSLTLTTVTAAFLALSAAATAQAADAEKLKLGFAKCAHCLPMALTPELAKGVEIEAINFNSGNDVLTALVSKSIDMAQVTYLHYITALDKGFDVVAVSGQVNGGSEIVVGKGITLKADDWDGLKKLIAERKEKGEPLRVAASRGNAQDIHMRGALQKHGINVNKDVQFINIPNPSDHAAALQRGEVDVICTVEPFASQIRQTGVGTHFALPYDQAAGNLTNLIVTRSDVIKDHPKAVEATVGSVVALVDKLKSDQTVWVDVINKYTGMDKAIAAEALKNASPDYAIHKDSTLAIATMMRELKYISNDVTAAAEKNLDYRFLEAVTSKPKSELGF, from the coding sequence ATGACGTTCCGGTCCCTCACCCTGACGACCGTCACCGCCGCCTTCCTCGCCCTCTCCGCCGCCGCGACGGCGCAGGCCGCCGACGCGGAGAAGCTGAAGTTGGGCTTCGCCAAATGCGCCCATTGCCTGCCGATGGCGCTGACCCCGGAACTCGCCAAGGGCGTGGAGATCGAGGCGATCAACTTCAACTCCGGCAACGACGTGCTGACCGCGCTGGTGTCGAAGAGCATCGACATGGCCCAGGTCACCTACCTGCATTACATCACGGCGCTCGATAAGGGCTTCGACGTGGTGGCCGTGTCCGGCCAGGTGAACGGTGGGTCGGAGATCGTCGTCGGCAAGGGCATCACCCTGAAGGCCGATGATTGGGACGGTCTGAAAAAGCTGATCGCCGAGCGCAAGGAGAAGGGCGAGCCGCTGCGCGTCGCGGCGTCGCGCGGCAACGCGCAGGACATCCACATGCGCGGCGCCCTCCAGAAGCACGGCATCAACGTCAACAAGGACGTGCAGTTCATCAACATCCCGAACCCGTCCGACCACGCCGCCGCCCTCCAGCGCGGCGAGGTGGACGTGATCTGCACGGTGGAGCCCTTCGCCTCGCAGATCCGCCAGACCGGCGTCGGCACGCATTTCGCCCTGCCCTACGACCAGGCCGCCGGCAACCTGACCAACCTGATCGTCACCCGCTCCGACGTCATCAAGGACCATCCGAAGGCGGTCGAGGCCACCGTCGGCTCGGTCGTCGCCCTGGTCGACAAGCTGAAGTCCGACCAGACCGTGTGGGTGGACGTCATCAACAAATACACCGGCATGGACAAGGCCATCGCCGCCGAGGCGCTGAAGAACGCCTCCCCGGATTACGCCATCCACAAGGACAGCACGCTGGCCATCGCCACGATGATGCGCGAGCTGAAATACATCTCCAACGACGTCACCGCCGCCGCGGAGAAGAACCTGGATTACCGCTTCCTCGAAGCGGTGACCAGCAAGCCGAAGAGCGAGCTGGGCTTCTGA
- a CDS encoding GntR family transcriptional regulator — translation MDRIKTMKAPARPIRRATLHHSAVEELRAMILGGELPPGVRVPEVQLCEQLGISRTPLREALRVLSSEGLVELRPHRGAIVAPVDANEIGAIFEVMDALERLAGTLACRNGSDAEFAKLDRMHDQLVTQHEAGERAAYFLTNRQIHTQIVAMARNPALEATYAGFAAKILRARSLANYDTGRWQESVDEHEGFMAAFRRRDAEEAGALLADHSRRTAVAVIQALRQPPAQGIDQEGGQEGGQEGGAVTDVAPMDAG, via the coding sequence ATGGACAGGATCAAGACCATGAAGGCGCCGGCCCGGCCGATCCGCCGCGCGACGCTGCACCATTCGGCGGTGGAGGAGTTGCGGGCGATGATCCTGGGCGGCGAACTGCCGCCCGGCGTCCGGGTGCCCGAGGTGCAGCTGTGCGAGCAGTTGGGCATCTCCCGGACGCCGCTGCGCGAGGCGCTGCGGGTCCTGTCGTCGGAAGGGCTGGTGGAGCTTCGCCCGCACCGCGGGGCCATCGTCGCCCCGGTGGACGCCAACGAGATCGGCGCGATCTTCGAGGTGATGGACGCGCTGGAGCGGCTGGCCGGAACGCTCGCCTGCCGCAACGGCTCCGACGCGGAGTTCGCGAAGCTCGACCGGATGCACGACCAGCTCGTCACCCAGCACGAGGCGGGGGAGCGCGCCGCCTACTTCCTGACCAACCGGCAGATCCACACCCAGATCGTCGCCATGGCCCGCAACCCGGCGCTGGAGGCGACCTACGCCGGCTTTGCCGCCAAGATCCTGCGCGCCCGCTCGCTCGCCAACTACGACACGGGCCGCTGGCAGGAGTCGGTGGACGAGCATGAGGGCTTCATGGCGGCGTTCCGCCGCCGCGATGCCGAGGAGGCCGGAGCCCTGCTGGCCGATCACAGCCGCCGCACCGCGGTGGCGGTCATCCAGGCGCTGCGCCAGCCGCCGGCTCAGGGGATCGATCAGGAGGGCGGGCAGGAGGGCGGGCAGGAGGGCGGGGCGGTCACCGACGTCGCGCCGATGGACGCGGGGTGA